GCGGGTACTGACACCGCACCCGGAGGAGACGCTGGAGGCGGGCGACGAGCTGCTGTTCGTGGCGGCGCAGGCGCGGGAGGAGCAGCTGGAGGAGCTGCTGTCGGTGCGGCGCGACGACGCGTGACGCTTGGCGCTTGGCGCTGTGCTTGGCGCTGTGGCGGGGCGGGGCGGGGCGGAGGCGGGTGCTGCGTGCCGGAGCGGGGCCCGCACGGGTCGTTTCGGCATCGAGCGCCGACCGGGCCGGGGTGCTTGCCGTGGTGGCCGGGTGCCGCTCCGGGGTCGTGTCCGGACGGCATGATGTACGGCGCCCAGCGGTCATACGTGGTGACGGTCCGCGTCGCCACACATCACGCTTGAGTGTCCGGACACGACCCCTGCGCGTCCCCCTTCGACCCCGCAGGCCCCGGGGGGCGTGAACGGCGCGCCGTGACGGCGTGAGGGGGCGGGGGCCGCAGGAGGGTGTGTTCGGACACTCAGGCCGATGTGGGGCGCGTGAACAAGCGGGGTCGTCGGGTCCGGCGAGCCATGCGCGCGCCGTACATCACGCCGTCCGGACATATCCCTCCGGAGCCGCCGCACCCCGCCCGCACCAACGCAGTCCCGCTACCGCTCCTCCGAGGCGCGCGCCGCCTTCGCCGCGCGTTCCGCCTCCTCCTCCGCCTCCATCTCGGCGAACACGTCGATCGGCGCCGGCGCCTTCGCCAGGAAGATCCACGTCAGATACACGGCCAGCAGGAACGGCGGGATCTTCAGCGACACCAGCACCCAGCCCAACTGCGTGGTGTCGGCCCACCAGTAGAGCGGGAAGAGGATCGCGCACTTCGCGAGGAGGATGAACCCCCACGCGTAACTCGCCTTCGTGTACGCCGACTTGCGGCCCGGGTTGCGTGTACGCCAGGACAGGTTCTCCTTGAAGACCGGTCCCAGGATCAGCCCCAGCAGGGGAACTCCGGCGGCGCTGGTCGCGATGTACGCGACCGCCAGACCCAGGGTGTAGAGCATGCCCGGCAGGTAGAAGTCCTTGGCGTTGCCGGTCATCATCGCGAAGACCACGCCGAACGCGACCCCGAAGACGCCGCTGAAGGCGTGCTTCACGGTGTCGCGGCGGACCAGCCGGACCACGACCAGCAGCAGCGACACCGCGAGCGCGGCGATCGCCGAGACGTGCAGGTCCTTGTTGATCGTGAAGATCGTGACGAAGAGCAGTCCGGGAACGACCGTCTCCACCATGCCGCGCACGCCGCCGAACGCCTCGAAGAGCGCGGCCTCGGTCACCGCCCTGGCCTCGGCGTCGGTCTGCCGGTCGGCGCCCCCGGGGTCGGCGGGCGTTCCGGGCGTGTGGGGCGCGCCGGGCGCGTGCGTGGGGTCGGTCGCGGCTGGCTTGTCGGTGGACGTCACCGGCTACTCCTGTCCGAGCGGTCGGAGTTCGTATGTGGGGTTGAACAGCACCCTGCGGCCGTGGCTCATGGAGATACGGCCGGAGGCGATGAGCTTGCGGCCCGGCTCTATGCCCACGATGGAGCGCCGGCCCAGCCACACCACGTCCAGCGGCGCGGTGCCGTCGAACAACTCGGCCT
Above is a window of Streptomyces sp. NBC_01498 DNA encoding:
- a CDS encoding DUF3159 domain-containing protein, which gives rise to MTSTDKPAATDPTHAPGAPHTPGTPADPGGADRQTDAEARAVTEAALFEAFGGVRGMVETVVPGLLFVTIFTINKDLHVSAIAALAVSLLLVVVRLVRRDTVKHAFSGVFGVAFGVVFAMMTGNAKDFYLPGMLYTLGLAVAYIATSAAGVPLLGLILGPVFKENLSWRTRNPGRKSAYTKASYAWGFILLAKCAILFPLYWWADTTQLGWVLVSLKIPPFLLAVYLTWIFLAKAPAPIDVFAEMEAEEEAERAAKAARASEER